The Mycolicibacterium mageritense genome contains a region encoding:
- a CDS encoding wax ester/triacylglycerol synthase family O-acyltransferase, with translation MRRLKGEDNSFLAWESAVQPQHTIKAVVLDPGKAAEPLTFDRVKRAAQGWVDRIEPMQWQLLSPRVGAGRPWWVSRPQIDIDHHVQRTTVPAPGGDAELAATIGEIFEVGLDRDRPAWQLWYVEGLADGKIALVLKIHHAVADGTASLRLLETLYSTDPDAPLPQPRRLPMPNERRPAPAVWWPLVLRHQIAALARFPSIVARTAKVTGVIRRRQKSGKPGYAEAFTAPPMPFNEPFSAGRRFAYRRCDVTEIKRVAKTFGVSVNDVFLTVCGGALRDYLDERGQLSDESLTAVVPVSMRPAGTGDLWGNQVARWNVELATHVADPVERLGAIATATGVAREVQAERDAWLQHDWMEYWPLFWLYSRVLPILGAKVKRRPMFSLIASNMRGPQRPLYFGGAPIEQLISSGPVVFPMGLNFTGWSYRDEMAICVLTCGDHVPDPYAIADRFPGVLAQLSARADSVADTLQQADRQPVSG, from the coding sequence GCACAGGGCTGGGTCGACCGCATCGAACCCATGCAGTGGCAGCTGCTGTCACCGCGGGTGGGCGCCGGCCGGCCGTGGTGGGTGTCGCGGCCGCAGATCGACATCGACCACCACGTGCAGCGCACCACCGTGCCGGCCCCGGGCGGGGACGCGGAGTTGGCCGCCACGATCGGTGAGATCTTCGAGGTCGGGCTCGACCGCGACCGGCCGGCGTGGCAGCTGTGGTACGTCGAAGGCCTCGCCGACGGAAAGATCGCGCTGGTGCTGAAGATCCACCACGCGGTGGCAGACGGCACCGCGTCGTTGCGGCTCCTGGAAACCCTGTACAGCACGGATCCGGACGCGCCGTTGCCGCAGCCGCGCCGGCTGCCGATGCCGAACGAGCGGCGCCCCGCACCCGCGGTGTGGTGGCCGCTGGTGCTGCGGCACCAGATCGCCGCGCTGGCCCGCTTCCCGAGCATCGTCGCACGCACGGCCAAGGTCACCGGGGTCATCCGGCGCCGCCAGAAGTCCGGAAAGCCCGGCTACGCAGAGGCTTTCACCGCGCCGCCGATGCCGTTCAACGAGCCTTTCTCCGCCGGCCGCAGATTCGCCTACCGGCGCTGCGATGTCACCGAGATCAAGCGCGTGGCAAAGACCTTCGGTGTCTCGGTCAACGACGTCTTCCTGACCGTATGCGGTGGCGCGCTGCGCGACTACCTGGATGAACGTGGGCAACTCAGTGACGAGAGCCTGACGGCCGTCGTGCCCGTTTCGATGCGACCGGCCGGCACCGGCGATCTGTGGGGCAACCAGGTGGCCCGGTGGAACGTCGAACTCGCCACGCACGTCGCCGACCCGGTCGAGCGGTTGGGCGCCATCGCGACCGCGACCGGCGTCGCACGCGAGGTGCAGGCTGAACGAGACGCGTGGTTACAGCACGACTGGATGGAGTACTGGCCGCTGTTCTGGCTGTACTCGCGGGTTTTGCCGATCCTCGGCGCGAAGGTCAAGCGCCGCCCGATGTTCAGCCTGATCGCCTCCAACATGCGAGGCCCGCAGCGGCCGCTGTACTTCGGCGGGGCGCCGATCGAGCAACTCATCTCGTCGGGGCCCGTGGTGTTCCCGATGGGGCTGAACTTCACGGGATGGAGCTATCGGGACGAGATGGCCATCTGCGTGCTGACCTGCGGCGACCACGTGCCTGATCCGTACGCGATCGCCGACCGCTTTCCCGGGGTGCTGGCCCAGCTGTCCGCGCGGGCCGATTCAGTCGCCGACACCCTGCAGCAGGCGGATCGTCAACCGGTATCCGGCTAG
- a CDS encoding acyl-CoA dehydrogenase family protein, with amino-acid sequence MADQPGLTAESLAVLHDSAATRLLQPVRFGGRAVDTREFVSAVADLAATDGSAGWLAAMVNAAAHQVDGLGATAAEQVWGADPAALVTVGVGRGHLTTRRGLLHLTGRWDSVTGAEVADWLLLSAEFDGTARLVLVPRDGVELRRPDLRGLRAAGISDATVSDAIVEPEQVFDENPCRGGTFTAIAGAGAAAAVVGAAHGIWRAHVEQVRNRLATSFGSEDATERTSSAVTVARAASAIDAARLQLDASLHEPHVAAARAQQQAVTRTRTAADRLLSSGNRHALDGADPVSRGWLDVLAGYRLTIRLLQGVGD; translated from the coding sequence ATGGCCGACCAGCCCGGCCTGACGGCTGAATCGCTTGCCGTCCTGCATGATTCGGCTGCCACGCGGCTGCTGCAACCGGTACGGTTCGGCGGCCGGGCGGTCGACACGCGCGAGTTCGTCTCGGCGGTGGCCGATCTCGCGGCCACCGACGGCTCGGCGGGTTGGCTGGCCGCGATGGTCAACGCGGCGGCGCATCAGGTGGACGGCCTGGGCGCGACTGCGGCCGAGCAGGTGTGGGGCGCCGATCCGGCTGCCCTGGTCACCGTCGGTGTGGGGCGCGGACACCTGACCACGCGCCGCGGACTGCTGCACCTGACCGGCCGATGGGATTCGGTCACCGGCGCCGAGGTCGCGGACTGGCTGCTGCTGAGCGCCGAATTCGACGGCACCGCCCGGCTCGTGCTGGTCCCGCGTGACGGGGTCGAGCTGCGGCGCCCTGACCTGCGCGGTCTGCGTGCCGCAGGCATCAGCGATGCGACCGTCTCCGATGCGATCGTGGAGCCCGAGCAGGTGTTCGACGAGAACCCTTGCCGCGGCGGCACATTCACGGCCATCGCCGGAGCTGGTGCGGCCGCCGCGGTGGTCGGCGCGGCGCACGGCATCTGGCGCGCACACGTCGAGCAGGTCCGCAATCGCCTGGCCACCTCGTTCGGCAGCGAGGATGCCACCGAACGCACGTCGTCAGCCGTGACGGTGGCGCGGGCCGCGTCGGCGATCGACGCGGCCCGGCTGCAACTCGACGCGTCGCTGCACGAACCGCACGTGGCCGCGGCGCGTGCGCAACAACAGGCTGTCACCCGGACGCGCACCGCCGCCGACCGGCTTCTCAGCAGCGGCAACCGCCACGCGCTCGACGGTGCCGACCCCGTGAGCCGCGGCTGGCTCGACGTCCTAGCCGGATACCGGTTGACGATCCGCCTGCTGCAGGGTGTCGGCGACTGA
- a CDS encoding acyl-CoA dehydrogenase family protein, translating to MTQTVLSAVRRLLPRIAEAAATVDRDGAVDPAVIESLHTAGLFGMLRPKEFGGLEADPVEYLTVIRELSAACTSTGWLAGWLGVNTWHLSLFDARAQHDVWSSDPQPLVCESYAPTGRLERAGDGFRLSGRWSRCTGIRHASWLMAAAVLVGEDGAAQDFLVALVPSDDYRVDATWNSVGLRGIGADDVVVSGAMVPRYRTFGWVSGDQISTLAPLYRLPQPTMYIHTGTVPLLGAADCVRAALDPGRGDALGAVGMAGADIDLSVRQIERNLGDLMACARAAGSPDTELVLRSRRDQVLAAERAVEAIETFVAHSAGHDAGNAVVERVWRDVQTARTHVASNVEQVLELVGRHAFGMEVDDILW from the coding sequence ATGACGCAGACTGTGCTGAGCGCGGTCCGGCGGTTGCTGCCGCGGATCGCCGAGGCCGCAGCCACCGTCGACCGCGACGGAGCTGTCGACCCGGCTGTCATCGAGAGCCTGCACACCGCCGGTCTCTTCGGGATGCTGCGGCCAAAGGAATTCGGCGGGCTGGAAGCCGACCCGGTCGAATATCTGACGGTGATCCGGGAGCTCTCAGCGGCCTGCACGTCCACGGGCTGGCTGGCCGGCTGGTTGGGTGTCAACACCTGGCACCTTTCGCTGTTCGACGCCCGCGCGCAGCACGACGTCTGGAGTTCCGATCCGCAGCCCCTGGTGTGTGAGTCGTACGCGCCGACGGGCCGATTGGAGCGTGCGGGGGACGGGTTCCGGTTGTCCGGGCGTTGGAGTCGGTGCACCGGTATCCGGCACGCCTCGTGGCTCATGGCCGCGGCGGTGCTGGTCGGTGAGGACGGCGCCGCACAGGACTTCCTGGTCGCGCTCGTGCCGAGCGACGACTACCGCGTGGACGCCACCTGGAACAGCGTGGGGCTGCGCGGAATCGGCGCCGACGACGTCGTGGTCTCGGGAGCCATGGTGCCCCGATACCGCACGTTCGGCTGGGTCAGCGGTGACCAGATCAGCACCCTCGCCCCGCTCTACCGGTTGCCGCAGCCGACCATGTACATCCACACCGGAACCGTTCCGCTGCTCGGCGCTGCCGACTGCGTGCGGGCGGCGCTGGACCCGGGCCGCGGCGATGCGCTGGGCGCGGTGGGCATGGCAGGCGCGGACATCGACCTTTCGGTACGCCAGATCGAACGCAACCTCGGCGATCTCATGGCGTGTGCGCGTGCCGCAGGCAGTCCGGACACCGAGCTGGTGCTGCGGTCGCGGCGCGACCAGGTGCTCGCGGCCGAACGCGCGGTCGAAGCGATCGAAACTTTCGTGGCACACTCGGCCGGCCACGATGCGGGCAACGCGGTCGTCGAGCGGGTCTGGCGGGACGTTCAGACCGCGCGCACGCATGTTGCCAGCAACGTGGAACAGGTGCTGGAACTGGTCGGCAGGCATGCCTTCGGCATGGAGGTCGACGACATCCTGTGGTGA
- a CDS encoding IclR family transcriptional regulator produces the protein MTRSTDKTGQRDSAVSMVDRVALILNAFDEPGKHLRLDQIASRTDLPRSSTHRILKQLHSAGLLQHRRDGYALAASPLPVTRMVDHSQLRAVASQTLSRLHADTGLVVHLGVLFGGDVVYLDKVAGRNSAVVPTRVAGHTPAHASALGKSMLAQLPAEDVDSIVGPRLTRCTRATIGDLPTLHRELARIRSRQGLAYDNEELAIGLTSVAAPLRSDNGEIAGLSLSGAVPLHRLQRTAPFVVRAARHISGQLGANRDASAEPTTRAQDTDDLLSRVLRTITSDAWV, from the coding sequence GTGACGCGTTCGACCGACAAGACCGGCCAGCGGGACAGCGCGGTGTCGATGGTGGACCGGGTGGCCTTGATCCTGAACGCATTCGACGAGCCGGGCAAGCACCTGCGACTCGACCAGATCGCGAGCCGCACCGATCTACCGCGGTCCTCGACCCACCGGATCCTCAAGCAGTTGCACAGTGCCGGCCTGTTGCAACACCGCCGCGACGGCTACGCGCTGGCCGCGTCTCCCCTGCCCGTTACCCGCATGGTCGACCACTCCCAACTGCGCGCCGTCGCGTCGCAGACCCTGTCCCGGCTGCACGCCGACACGGGACTGGTGGTCCATCTCGGGGTGTTGTTCGGCGGCGACGTCGTCTACCTGGACAAAGTGGCCGGACGCAACAGCGCCGTCGTCCCGACCCGCGTCGCCGGGCACACCCCTGCCCATGCCAGCGCACTGGGCAAATCGATGCTTGCTCAACTTCCGGCCGAGGACGTGGATTCGATCGTCGGGCCACGCCTGACCCGCTGCACGCGTGCAACCATCGGGGATCTCCCGACGCTGCACCGGGAATTGGCGCGGATCCGTTCGCGCCAGGGCCTCGCCTACGACAACGAGGAACTCGCGATCGGTCTGACGAGTGTGGCCGCGCCGCTGCGGTCCGACAACGGTGAGATCGCCGGCCTGTCGTTGAGCGGGGCGGTGCCGCTGCACCGGCTACAGCGGACGGCACCGTTCGTCGTTCGCGCCGCACGGCACATCTCCGGTCAGCTCGGCGCGAACCGGGACGCGAGCGCGGAACCCACGACGCGTGCGCAGGACACCGACGACCTGCTGTCGCGGGTGCTGCGCACCATCACGTCCGACGCCTGGGTGTGA
- a CDS encoding acyl-CoA dehydrogenase family protein — MRGVEMTRDVLDGIDEHADRLQALGPVNEALGRLDLRTAEVLRQSGVMHMLQPEEFGGIETHPGDFAEAVLEIARLDGSAGWIAATAGVPPWVLAAADRRLRDEVWEAAPDTWITSAYRPDGVLLPVDGGYRLSGEWRFVAGIDQCWWAVLGARVVDGGSGSPQAVDRVLVFVPQPDVQIVDDSWDAVGLAGTGSKTVAVDDAFVPAHRVLDHGWVADGSAAQLAGLRNPIYHIPFGTVMPLGLTAAVVGMADGALSHHIASAGADPVAEHAAAEIRASRLALLDTVTACFHLVLDGPIDAAVRDRARRDQVAAARRAVTAVDEIVCRSAVDALRRGNPLQRFWRDAHVGLAAVVAAADADH, encoded by the coding sequence ATGCGCGGTGTGGAAATGACCAGGGACGTTCTCGACGGCATCGACGAACACGCCGATCGCTTGCAGGCGCTCGGCCCCGTCAACGAGGCGCTCGGTCGCCTCGACCTGCGCACCGCCGAGGTGCTTCGGCAATCCGGCGTGATGCACATGCTGCAGCCCGAGGAGTTCGGCGGGATCGAGACCCATCCGGGGGACTTCGCCGAAGCCGTGCTGGAGATCGCGCGCCTGGACGGTTCGGCCGGTTGGATCGCGGCGACGGCCGGCGTCCCGCCGTGGGTGCTGGCGGCCGCGGACCGGCGCCTGCGCGACGAGGTCTGGGAGGCTGCGCCCGACACCTGGATCACGTCGGCCTATCGCCCCGACGGTGTGCTGCTGCCCGTCGACGGCGGTTACCGGCTGTCCGGTGAGTGGCGTTTCGTGGCGGGCATCGACCAGTGCTGGTGGGCAGTGCTCGGCGCGCGCGTGGTCGACGGCGGAAGCGGCTCGCCGCAGGCCGTCGACCGGGTGCTCGTGTTCGTGCCGCAGCCGGATGTGCAGATCGTCGACGACTCGTGGGATGCCGTCGGATTGGCGGGGACCGGCAGCAAGACCGTTGCCGTCGATGACGCGTTCGTCCCCGCGCACCGCGTGCTCGACCACGGCTGGGTCGCCGACGGGTCCGCGGCCCAGCTTGCGGGCCTGCGCAACCCCATCTACCACATCCCGTTCGGCACCGTGATGCCGTTGGGGCTCACGGCCGCAGTGGTCGGAATGGCCGACGGGGCACTGTCGCACCACATCGCGTCCGCCGGCGCCGATCCCGTCGCGGAGCACGCGGCGGCGGAGATCCGCGCCTCGCGACTGGCCCTGCTCGACACCGTGACCGCATGCTTCCATCTCGTGCTGGACGGTCCGATCGACGCCGCGGTGCGTGACCGGGCGCGCCGCGACCAGGTGGCCGCGGCCCGCCGGGCCGTGACCGCCGTCGACGAGATCGTCTGCCGGTCGGCTGTCGATGCGTTGCGTCGCGGAAATCCGCTGCAGCGGTTCTGGCGCGACGCGCACGTCGGGCTCGCGGCGGTCGTCGCCGCGGCCGACGCCGATCACTGA
- a CDS encoding SDR family NAD(P)-dependent oxidoreductase, producing MNRLDNRRILVTGAASGIGQATALRLLDEGAAVVGADISPEGLEKTRGQAQDAGTGARLTTLVMDIGDEASVAAGSRTAAETLGGLDAVVNAAGMLRAVHTHEMSLQAWNQIIGVNLTGTFLVIRETLPALLANPQSVIVNFSSTSAAFAHPYMAAYAASKGGIQAMTHALALEYGKQGLRAVCVAPGSIKSGITDATPGFIPADADWSLFAKLSPVVPTTLTSGTAAMGDPSAVAGVVAMLVSDDGAFISGTEIRIDGGTHA from the coding sequence ATGAATCGACTCGACAACCGCCGCATCCTGGTGACCGGCGCGGCCTCCGGGATCGGTCAGGCAACCGCATTGCGGCTGCTCGACGAGGGCGCCGCCGTCGTCGGCGCCGACATCTCCCCCGAGGGCCTGGAGAAGACGCGCGGGCAGGCCCAGGACGCCGGCACCGGCGCGCGGTTGACCACCCTGGTCATGGACATCGGCGACGAGGCCTCGGTCGCCGCCGGATCACGGACCGCCGCGGAAACGCTTGGTGGCCTCGACGCGGTGGTCAACGCCGCAGGCATGCTGCGGGCCGTGCACACGCACGAGATGAGCCTGCAGGCGTGGAACCAGATCATCGGCGTCAACCTGACCGGAACGTTCCTGGTGATCCGCGAGACGCTGCCGGCACTGCTGGCCAACCCGCAGAGCGTGATCGTGAACTTCAGCTCGACGTCGGCGGCGTTCGCGCACCCGTACATGGCGGCCTATGCCGCGAGCAAGGGTGGGATCCAGGCCATGACCCACGCGCTGGCACTCGAGTACGGCAAGCAGGGCCTCCGCGCGGTATGCGTGGCCCCCGGCAGTATCAAGTCCGGAATCACCGATGCCACACCGGGATTCATTCCCGCCGACGCCGACTGGTCGCTGTTCGCCAAGCTGTCGCCCGTCGTGCCGACCACGCTGACATCCGGGACCGCCGCGATGGGCGACCCGTCCGCGGTGGCCGGCGTGGTCGCCATGCTGGTGTCCGACGACGGCGCGTTCATCAGTGGCACCGAGATCCGGATCGACGGCGGCACGCACGCGTAA
- a CDS encoding glucose 1-dehydrogenase, producing the protein MQTNPNLSDVVAIVTGGARGLGAAFAQHIVAGGGKVVIADVLDDEGAALATELGSDARFAHLDVTDPAQWNAAVALTLTEFGTLNGLVNNAGISTGQFVEHEPLDHFRTVLEVNLVGVFNGLQAVIAPMRAAGGGSIVNISSAAGLMGLALTAGYGASKWAVRGLSKIAAVELAPDRIRVNSVHPGMTYTPMTAQIGITQGEGNYPNTPMGRVGEADEISGAVGYLLSGASTYVTGAEIAVDGGWTAGPTVKYVMGQ; encoded by the coding sequence ATGCAGACGAATCCGAATCTGTCGGACGTGGTGGCGATCGTGACCGGCGGTGCCAGAGGGCTCGGTGCGGCATTCGCGCAGCACATCGTCGCGGGCGGCGGCAAGGTGGTGATCGCCGATGTGCTTGATGACGAAGGCGCCGCGCTGGCAACCGAACTCGGCTCCGATGCCCGTTTCGCGCACCTCGACGTCACCGATCCGGCGCAGTGGAATGCCGCCGTCGCACTGACCCTCACCGAGTTCGGCACCCTCAACGGCCTGGTCAACAACGCGGGGATCTCGACCGGTCAGTTCGTCGAGCACGAGCCGCTCGACCATTTCCGGACAGTGCTCGAGGTCAACCTGGTGGGCGTGTTCAACGGCCTGCAGGCCGTCATCGCGCCCATGCGCGCCGCGGGCGGCGGCTCCATCGTCAACATCTCGTCGGCCGCCGGCCTCATGGGCCTGGCCCTGACCGCCGGGTACGGCGCCTCCAAATGGGCAGTTCGCGGCCTGAGCAAGATCGCCGCCGTCGAACTGGCACCCGACCGCATCCGGGTCAACTCGGTGCATCCGGGTATGACCTACACGCCGATGACCGCACAGATCGGTATCACTCAGGGAGAAGGCAACTACCCGAACACCCCGATGGGCCGCGTCGGCGAGGCCGACGAGATCTCCGGCGCGGTGGGCTATCTGCTGTCCGGCGCCTCGACGTACGTCACGGGCGCCGAGATCGCGGTTGACGGCGGCTGGACTGCCGGGCCTACTGTCAAATACGTGATGGGGCAGTGA
- a CDS encoding WS/DGAT/MGAT family O-acyltransferase: MKRLSGMDAMFLSMEGTEWPQHTLGLMILDPSDAPGFDYEHLKDHLNRRLPYLPQFRRRIQQVPLQLDRPVWVDDPAFKLDYHIHRAALPSPGGARELADAVGEILARQLDRNQPLWESWYVEGLQGGRVAYIAKTHHSMVDGVSGAGLSSVLCDVIPDADEPVIDLPEDGEQSRHSNVELFARGALAAATSPPKVVRYLGQTVRHAVTTICHLRRDDPPPRPMSAPKTSFNGALSSHRTFAYASLPLAEIKHVKNSCDVKVNDVILCVVAGALRRYLAKRDALPERPVLATVPMSTRDAGDDELGNFVHAMVASLCTDVEDPVERLSAIHTGMNSAKALAEDLQSQQSVGLTDFAPPLLLSLLFKGFRAAKLEDKLPLGSNLIVSNVPGPPLQLFMAGARIEHIVPVGPLTVGMGINVTVFSYGECVDVGVQADPNLVDDPWELLDGAKAELDRLLTAAG, from the coding sequence GTGAAGCGCTTGTCCGGAATGGATGCGATGTTCCTGTCCATGGAGGGCACCGAATGGCCCCAGCACACGCTGGGATTGATGATTCTCGACCCCAGCGACGCTCCGGGATTCGACTATGAGCATCTCAAGGACCATCTGAACCGGCGGTTGCCCTACCTTCCGCAATTCCGCCGCCGGATTCAGCAGGTGCCACTGCAGCTCGACCGGCCCGTGTGGGTCGACGATCCCGCGTTCAAGCTCGACTACCACATCCACCGCGCCGCCCTGCCGTCTCCGGGCGGCGCCCGCGAACTCGCCGACGCGGTCGGCGAGATTCTCGCGCGTCAACTCGACCGCAACCAGCCACTGTGGGAAAGCTGGTATGTGGAGGGTTTACAAGGCGGCCGGGTCGCCTACATCGCCAAGACCCACCACTCGATGGTCGACGGCGTGTCCGGTGCCGGACTGTCCTCGGTGCTGTGCGACGTGATTCCCGACGCCGACGAGCCTGTCATCGACCTGCCGGAAGACGGTGAGCAGTCGCGGCATTCGAACGTCGAGTTGTTCGCCAGGGGCGCGCTGGCGGCGGCCACATCCCCACCGAAGGTCGTCCGGTATCTGGGTCAGACCGTTCGGCACGCGGTCACGACGATCTGCCATCTCCGTCGCGACGACCCGCCCCCGCGGCCCATGAGCGCACCGAAGACCAGCTTCAACGGCGCGCTGAGTTCACACCGCACCTTCGCCTACGCATCGCTGCCGCTTGCCGAGATCAAGCACGTCAAGAACAGCTGCGACGTCAAGGTCAACGATGTCATCCTGTGCGTGGTCGCCGGCGCCCTGCGCCGTTATCTGGCCAAGCGCGACGCGCTTCCGGAGCGTCCGGTCCTGGCCACCGTGCCGATGTCGACACGTGACGCGGGCGACGACGAGCTCGGCAACTTCGTACACGCCATGGTCGCGTCGCTGTGCACCGACGTCGAAGATCCGGTCGAGCGGCTCTCGGCAATCCACACCGGCATGAACAGCGCCAAGGCCCTGGCCGAGGATCTGCAGTCGCAGCAGTCGGTCGGCTTGACCGACTTCGCCCCGCCGCTGCTGCTCAGCCTGCTGTTCAAGGGATTCCGGGCCGCCAAGCTGGAAGACAAGCTGCCGCTGGGCAGCAACCTGATCGTGTCGAATGTCCCGGGTCCGCCGCTGCAGCTCTTCATGGCCGGCGCCCGCATCGAACACATCGTCCCGGTCGGTCCGCTGACCGTGGGGATGGGCATCAACGTGACCGTGTTCAGCTACGGCGAATGCGTGGACGTCGGCGTACAGGCCGATCCGAACCTGGTCGACGACCCCTGGGAACTGCTCGACGGTGCAAAGGCCGAACTGGACCGCTTGCTGACCGCCGCCGGCTGA